Proteins from a single region of Paraflavitalea devenefica:
- a CDS encoding ThuA domain-containing protein: MKNTLRFLAFAILLLHLFSCNKTRSGKPRILVFSKTTGYRHASIPQGVTAIMKLGQENGFEVDTTEDADLFTEDSLAKYAAVVFLHTTGDLLNQYQEADFERYIQSGGGYAGIHAAADAEYDWGWYGRLTGAYFESHPEQQVAKLLVKDSTNIATKHLPHVWERKDEWYNFKNLNPDVHVLLTIDEKSYQGGKNGDHHPMAWYHDFDGGRSFYTELGHTDESFVEENFLKHLLGGIQYAIGKNYKLDYSKAKSLRTPDEDRFTKTVLAQGEFFEPTEMTILPNLDILIAQRRGELMLYKNKDSGSHIKQVGFLNVYHKAEVPNVNAEEGFMGLQADPNFEKNHYIYVFYSPKDTSVNRLSRFKFENDTLDMKSEHIILQFYSQRNICCHTGGSIAFGREGNELFVSTGDNSTPFDEPKQPYVNHGFGPLDDRAGHEQYDARRSSSNTNDLRGKILRIKLKEDGSYEIPEGNLFAKGTPNTKPEIYVMGNRNPYRISVDKKNNYLYWGEVGPDANNDSLDTRGPRGYDEVNQARKAGYFGWPLFVGNNYPYRAYDYATGSSGQPYDPAKPVNNSRNNTGLQELPPAQPAFIWYPYGNSKDFPQVGTGGRNAMAGPAYYTDMFPEATRLPAYYDNKVFVYDWIRGWIKAVTLKPNGDFDKMEPFMEHTKLNSMIDFEVGPDGRLYMLEYGTGWFSKNADAGISRVDYNGGNRAPKIDSLQVNKVSGALPLALTATVKATDPEKDKLIYTWHIGDSTKETTEPKLEYTITKPGDYAVSVEVSDDKQATAKSSVENVYAGNEAPSVSITLPGNKSFYFPGKPIQYSVTIADKDDTAQAKDLSNLIVSADYVEGSDRAGASQGHQVLTEATMGKNLMLSLDCKTCHKTDEKSIGPSFLDVAKRYEKDPNAVSYLVDKIIKGGGGVWGEVAMAAHPNLKEADARQIVTWIQSLTATTQNKKSLPATGTVQPTLGKPEKDNGVLYLSASYTDKGGNNIKPLSGNDVVTLRSPKVTFRRVKKMDKYTGENMNGTRLMIAPKAAGWFVLENIDLTGITGATLQLVWSKPAQSGYSFELRLDAPDGQQLGSFTLPGGGQAANEKTPFISKALTSPFAAVTDGKKHNLYIVSKPTDAAEPNQVAVQWIQFK; the protein is encoded by the coding sequence ATGAAAAATACACTGCGGTTCCTTGCTTTTGCTATTCTCCTGCTCCATCTGTTTAGTTGTAACAAAACCCGCTCCGGCAAACCCCGGATCCTGGTTTTCTCCAAAACCACCGGTTACCGGCATGCTTCCATCCCCCAGGGCGTTACTGCCATTATGAAACTGGGCCAGGAAAATGGTTTTGAGGTAGACACGACTGAAGATGCTGATCTTTTTACGGAAGACTCCCTGGCCAAGTATGCTGCTGTGGTGTTCCTCCATACCACCGGCGACCTGCTGAACCAATACCAGGAAGCCGATTTTGAACGCTATATCCAGTCTGGCGGCGGCTACGCAGGCATCCATGCTGCTGCCGACGCGGAGTACGACTGGGGCTGGTATGGCCGGCTGACCGGCGCTTATTTTGAGAGCCATCCCGAACAACAGGTGGCTAAGCTGCTGGTAAAAGACTCCACGAATATTGCCACCAAACACCTCCCCCACGTATGGGAAAGGAAAGATGAGTGGTACAATTTCAAAAACCTGAACCCTGATGTGCATGTACTGCTCACGATAGATGAAAAGAGCTACCAGGGTGGTAAAAACGGCGATCATCATCCCATGGCCTGGTACCATGACTTTGATGGCGGCCGCTCTTTTTATACCGAACTGGGCCATACAGACGAGTCCTTCGTGGAAGAGAATTTCCTCAAGCATCTCCTGGGCGGTATTCAATATGCCATCGGCAAGAATTATAAGCTGGATTACTCCAAAGCCAAATCACTCCGCACCCCGGATGAAGACCGGTTTACCAAAACGGTACTGGCGCAGGGTGAGTTCTTTGAGCCCACCGAAATGACCATCCTCCCCAACCTGGATATATTGATTGCCCAACGGCGCGGCGAACTGATGCTGTATAAGAACAAGGATTCTGGTTCCCATATAAAACAGGTTGGGTTCCTCAATGTATACCACAAGGCTGAGGTGCCTAATGTGAATGCCGAAGAAGGCTTCATGGGCTTACAGGCGGACCCTAATTTTGAAAAGAACCACTATATCTACGTATTCTATAGTCCCAAAGACACATCGGTCAACCGTCTCTCCCGTTTCAAATTTGAAAATGATACGCTCGATATGAAGTCGGAGCACATCATTCTCCAGTTCTATTCCCAACGGAATATATGCTGCCATACCGGCGGCTCTATCGCATTCGGACGGGAAGGCAATGAACTGTTCGTATCTACCGGCGACAACTCTACTCCCTTTGATGAGCCCAAACAGCCCTACGTGAATCATGGGTTTGGCCCATTGGACGATCGCGCCGGACATGAGCAATACGATGCCCGCCGCTCTTCCTCCAATACCAACGACCTGCGGGGCAAGATCCTGCGGATAAAGCTGAAAGAAGACGGCTCGTATGAAATACCGGAAGGCAACCTGTTTGCCAAAGGAACGCCCAACACCAAACCGGAGATCTATGTAATGGGCAACCGCAACCCTTACCGGATATCCGTAGACAAGAAAAATAATTACCTGTACTGGGGAGAAGTAGGTCCGGATGCCAATAACGACAGCCTGGACACACGCGGTCCCCGTGGTTATGATGAAGTGAACCAAGCCCGCAAAGCCGGTTATTTCGGCTGGCCATTGTTTGTAGGCAATAATTACCCTTACAGGGCTTATGATTATGCCACCGGCAGTTCCGGACAGCCTTATGATCCTGCCAAACCGGTGAATAATTCACGCAATAATACCGGTCTCCAGGAACTGCCGCCTGCTCAGCCTGCCTTTATCTGGTATCCTTATGGCAACTCCAAAGATTTTCCACAGGTAGGCACCGGCGGCCGTAATGCGATGGCAGGCCCTGCTTATTATACAGACATGTTCCCGGAAGCTACCCGCCTGCCTGCGTATTATGACAATAAGGTATTTGTGTATGACTGGATACGCGGATGGATAAAGGCCGTAACGCTGAAACCCAATGGCGACTTTGATAAGATGGAACCTTTCATGGAGCATACGAAGCTCAACTCGATGATCGATTTTGAGGTAGGCCCCGATGGCCGGTTGTATATGCTGGAATATGGTACCGGCTGGTTCAGCAAGAATGCTGATGCCGGCATTTCGCGTGTTGATTACAATGGCGGCAACAGGGCGCCTAAGATAGACAGCCTGCAGGTAAATAAAGTATCCGGCGCGCTGCCTTTGGCACTTACCGCTACCGTGAAAGCGACAGACCCGGAGAAAGATAAGCTGATCTATACCTGGCATATCGGCGACTCTACAAAAGAAACGACTGAGCCGAAGCTGGAATATACGATCACTAAACCCGGTGACTATGCTGTTTCAGTAGAAGTAAGTGATGACAAGCAGGCAACTGCCAAAAGCAGCGTGGAGAATGTGTATGCCGGCAATGAAGCCCCTTCAGTAAGTATCACCCTGCCGGGCAACAAGAGCTTCTATTTCCCCGGCAAACCTATACAGTATAGTGTTACCATTGCAGACAAGGATGATACTGCCCAGGCAAAAGACCTGAGTAACCTGATCGTTTCGGCCGACTACGTGGAAGGCAGCGACCGGGCGGGCGCCTCCCAGGGACACCAGGTGCTTACAGAAGCTACGATGGGCAAGAACCTGATGTTATCGCTGGATTGTAAAACCTGTCACAAGACAGATGAGAAGTCGATCGGTCCTTCTTTCCTGGATGTAGCCAAACGGTATGAAAAAGACCCCAACGCGGTGTCTTACCTGGTAGACAAGATCATTAAAGGTGGCGGAGGCGTATGGGGCGAAGTGGCGATGGCTGCGCATCCCAATCTGAAGGAAGCCGACGCCCGCCAGATCGTTACCTGGATACAGTCGCTCACGGCTACGACACAAAACAAAAAGTCCCTGCCTGCTACCGGCACTGTACAGCCTACACTGGGCAAACCGGAAAAAGATAATGGCGTTTTGTACCTCTCTGCCAGCTATACCGACAAAGGAGGTAATAATATCAAGCCGCTCTCGGGTAATGATGTGGTGACCCTGCGCAGTCCCAAAGTCACTTTCCGGCGAGTAAAGAAGATGGATAAGTACACGGGAGAAAATATGAATGGCACGCGCCTGATGATCGCGCCCAAAGCAGCAGGCTGGTTTGTATTGGAAAATATTGACCTTACCGGCATTACCGGCGCCACCCTCCAGTTGGTGTGGTCAAAGCCCGCTCAATCGGGTTACAGTTTTGAGCTGCGTCTTGACGCACCCGACGGCCAGCAACTGGGCTCCTTCACCTTGCCCGGCGGCGGACAGGCAGCCAATGAGAAAACACCATTTATCAGCAAAGCCCTGACCTCCCCCTTTGCAGCAGTAACAGATGGTAAAAAGCATAACCTGTACATTGTAAGCAAACCAACCGATGCCGCTGAGCCCAACCAGGTAGCTGTGCAGTGGATACAGTTTAAATAA
- a CDS encoding transmembrane 220 family protein, with the protein MKIFNLLFCLLFVFSAALQYNDPDPYVWIPIYGYGAVLCWMAFRGNYYPRAYIIGILVYSIYAVFLFFTDDGVLDWIREHQAENIAQTMKAQKPWIEDTREFFGLVILIVVLGIDYWYAKRRSSSPVRRQ; encoded by the coding sequence ATGAAAATCTTCAACCTGCTTTTCTGTTTACTGTTTGTCTTCAGCGCCGCCCTCCAATACAATGACCCCGATCCTTATGTATGGATCCCTATTTACGGCTATGGCGCCGTATTATGCTGGATGGCCTTCCGGGGCAATTACTATCCCCGGGCCTATATCATTGGCATCCTGGTCTACAGTATCTATGCGGTGTTCCTGTTCTTTACCGATGATGGGGTATTGGATTGGATCAGGGAACACCAGGCGGAAAACATTGCGCAGACCATGAAAGCCCAGAAGCCCTGGATTGAAGATACCCGTGAATTCTTTGGGCTGGTCATACTCATCGTTGTACTGGGAATAGATTATTGGTATGCAAAAAGGCGCAGCAGCTCACCGGTGCGACGCCAATAA
- a CDS encoding helix-turn-helix domain-containing protein, with protein sequence MYPTTHGKAARKDVEIVLDLLNRAYPVSDALREEFYTHLVSLQLAKGDTLVEEGDRCHYMYFILEGALMGHATHKGKKITTYISVENEFVSSISGLYGLQPTREGIVAIEPTRLVALANEVMLALFEKHFDFNYIFRVFVQKYYQDAQERAHIIRVGNAKERFLYFMQTNPGYIDRLPLENAASLLDIKPHTLAKIRRQHTLSVQKSAGTERLCRQLEKYLRESQAYTEKNISLASLAAALEITTHKLSSLLNSHYQLNFVDFINTYRINHIKEQMVLPENMQSYTIEALAYDAGFSSRSAFYSSFKKLTGKSPVEYAQGFGR encoded by the coding sequence ATGTACCCAACCACCCATGGAAAAGCAGCCAGGAAAGATGTGGAGATCGTACTTGACCTGCTCAACCGTGCCTATCCTGTCAGCGATGCGCTGCGCGAAGAATTCTATACGCACCTGGTATCCTTGCAGCTCGCTAAAGGCGATACGCTGGTGGAAGAAGGCGATCGTTGCCACTATATGTATTTCATCCTGGAAGGGGCTTTGATGGGGCATGCTACCCATAAGGGTAAAAAGATCACTACTTATATTTCGGTAGAAAATGAATTTGTGAGCTCCATTTCCGGTTTGTATGGCTTGCAACCGACACGGGAAGGGATCGTAGCCATTGAACCTACCCGCCTGGTAGCGCTGGCCAATGAGGTCATGCTTGCCCTCTTTGAAAAACATTTCGATTTCAATTACATATTCCGCGTCTTTGTACAGAAATACTACCAGGATGCACAGGAGCGGGCGCATATTATCCGGGTAGGCAATGCGAAGGAACGTTTCCTCTATTTCATGCAAACCAATCCGGGTTACATTGACCGGCTCCCCCTGGAGAATGCAGCCTCTCTGCTCGATATAAAGCCCCACACCCTGGCAAAGATCCGCCGGCAGCATACGTTGTCCGTGCAGAAGAGTGCAGGAACAGAAAGGCTTTGCCGGCAACTCGAAAAATATCTCCGGGAATCACAGGCTTACACCGAAAAGAATATCAGCCTTGCTTCTCTCGCTGCTGCGCTGGAAATCACTACGCATAAATTATCTTCCCTGCTCAACAGCCATTACCAGCTCAACTTTGTAGATTTTATCAATACCTATCGTATCAACCATATTAAAGAACAGATGGTATTGCCGGAGAATATGCAAAGCTATACCATCGAGGCCCTGGCTTACGATGCAGGGTTCTCCTCCCGCAGCGCTTTCTACAGCTCCTTCAAAAAACTCACCGGCAAAAGTCCGGTAGAGTATGCGCAGGGTTTTGGGCGATGA
- a CDS encoding OmpA family protein translates to MKKLFLLLPLLLTLQLTHAQILKRIGRNAQRKVEQKIDQKVDKAIDDAVDGKPKTKKESGKSNDDAAGTEGTGNQSGGNGKSGTLKSYSKFDFIPGEKILVEEDFSQDAIGDFPDKWNTNSTGELVNVEGKTGKWLSLSKDGVFMPEFITSLPENFTLEFEVMCNPEYSYYSTPFHLYMASLANRKDFQGYKFLGPAKKEAVEVWVHPNDAGGQRGHSGFVVWNAGKESMENESSTAQFHKSNNYVKVSVWRQKQRLRVYLNEEKVWDVPRAFDAEKKYNTLLFMTGRTHDANDRYLVHNLRLAVGAPDTRNKLITEGKFVTNGILFDVNSDRIKPESYGVLKDIAGVLAENSTVKVKIIGHTDSDGDDKSNMDLSKRRAAAVKTALSREFNIDAARMEADGKGESQPADKNETPTGKANNRRVEFIKL, encoded by the coding sequence ATGAAAAAGCTTTTTTTGCTGCTGCCGCTCCTGCTTACCCTACAGCTTACCCATGCCCAGATACTGAAGCGTATCGGCAGGAATGCACAACGAAAGGTAGAGCAAAAGATTGATCAGAAAGTAGACAAAGCCATTGATGATGCGGTGGATGGCAAGCCGAAAACCAAAAAAGAATCCGGCAAGTCCAATGACGATGCTGCTGGTACGGAAGGGACCGGCAACCAGAGCGGCGGCAATGGCAAGTCTGGCACCCTCAAAAGTTATAGCAAGTTTGATTTTATTCCCGGCGAAAAGATACTGGTGGAAGAAGACTTTTCCCAGGATGCCATTGGTGATTTTCCCGATAAATGGAATACAAACTCTACCGGTGAACTGGTGAATGTAGAAGGTAAAACCGGCAAGTGGCTATCACTGTCCAAAGACGGTGTATTTATGCCGGAATTCATCACTTCCCTGCCGGAGAATTTTACGCTGGAATTTGAAGTGATGTGCAACCCGGAATACAGTTATTATTCTACTCCCTTTCATCTATACATGGCGTCGCTTGCCAACCGGAAAGATTTTCAAGGATACAAGTTTTTAGGTCCTGCCAAAAAGGAAGCCGTGGAAGTATGGGTACACCCTAATGATGCAGGCGGCCAACGCGGGCATTCGGGGTTTGTGGTATGGAATGCCGGTAAAGAGAGTATGGAGAATGAAAGCAGCACGGCGCAGTTCCATAAAAGCAATAATTATGTAAAGGTATCGGTATGGCGGCAGAAACAACGGTTGCGGGTATACCTGAATGAAGAAAAGGTATGGGACGTACCCCGTGCTTTTGATGCAGAGAAGAAATACAATACCCTCCTGTTCATGACCGGCAGAACACATGATGCAAACGACCGCTACCTGGTCCATAACCTGCGGCTGGCTGTGGGCGCTCCTGACACACGTAATAAGCTCATTACAGAAGGGAAGTTTGTCACAAATGGTATTTTATTCGACGTGAACAGTGACCGCATTAAGCCGGAGTCCTATGGCGTGCTGAAAGATATTGCCGGTGTACTGGCAGAGAACAGTACCGTGAAGGTAAAGATCATCGGGCATACGGACAGTGACGGTGACGACAAGTCGAATATGGACCTGTCGAAGCGCCGGGCGGCAGCGGTGAAAACGGCCTTATCCAGGGAATTCAATATTGATGCTGCCCGTATGGAAGCCGATGGCAAAGGAGAGTCGCAACCGGCCGACAAGAACGAAACGCCTACCGGCAAAGCCAATAACAGGCGTGTGGAGTTTATAAAACTATAA
- a CDS encoding choice-of-anchor Q domain-containing protein, translating to MTPYTLMRQASAGRRTTTQARILFLILLCCGINLAGQAQTKRYVKPTGSGANNGTSWANAYTNLQTAINACTSGDSLFVMKGTYQPASNTSYVMKNGVKIYGGFAGTETSLAQRILSTINKSILKGNNRSIINNTGKNLDNSTELDGFTLTAGGGASYNGGAINMDNSSGVIRNCIFNSNTGLNGGAVYSTAGAMYSLVNCVFSSNSAAEGGALYNDNYAEPRIYNCTFLKNTSTVNGGALYCEESLGTIINCIFWQNESQGVSQDIFNYNNDDWNFVENCYSSTNIGGTNCIVSSNNPFADSDNPAGSDGIAGTSDDGLRLAIGSTAVNAGSTTNISSWLLPEKDLLDFTRITAGTIDIGAYEFPLPEPDAGGIVYIDSSQVNTTIANGKSWSTATADLSLALYAARINPAVQQLWVAKGTYQPLSGQSFSMVEGKKIVGGFAGTETALAQRNLAAQKNSILKGNNSRVIDNGSNSLTTASLLDGFIITGGGMSNNASSPTISNCIFTGNDMYFGGGMYNGGSSPVIRNCIFANNTGGYGAAIQNDGSSPVITNCTFAGNNATAMGGALHLSGSAAKVTNCVFWNNTAPAGADINIMSTDGNSITYCYTQNAFAGAGNIQGAGNPFSNAVSPAGADGIWQTADDGLSLLVVSTAINGGTPSIAGLGLPANDIREKARVSGIAIDMGAYEYTIPDPDAAGIIYIDSSKVNSTVADGKSWSTATADLPAALLAARQNSAIKQLWIAKGTYQPLAGTSFSMVEGLKIYGGFAATETALSQRNLAALQQSILKGNTNRVIDNTSNLTMASLLDGFIITGGGMSNHPSSPTVSNCIFTGNDMYFGGGMYNGGSNPVIRNCIFANNTGGYGAAIQNDGSSPVITNCTFSGNAATAMGGALHLSGSAAKVTNCVFWNNTAPAGADINIMNTDGNTITHCYTQTSFAGNITGATNPFVNSASPAGADGTWRTTDDGLRLLAGSTAINAGTTDTAGLGLPLVDILGIPRIYGAAIDAGVYETFDYTADVQGVLYVNAGRSSVATDDGRSWNASLTDLSIALQAARQNNTIKQIWVATGTYQPAIGTPFRMVEGVKMYGGLAGTETSLAQRNLAAGHNSILKGNHYKVIENWGNNLTAAAVLDGFIITGGDYHSEGGGMYNYNSSPTVNNCIFIGNKGSRGGAVNNGNSSTVLRNCSFIGNIAYEGGAVCNEYNSAVALINCTIAGNQANNAGGALAHFSSNTKIINTICWNNTAPTSNDSYVYGSSVPLFSYNYTQDLITGTGNIQSTTDPFVNSADPAGADGLWGTSDDGMRMKATSAIIDAGIPDTTGLGLPRTDSYGNMRIFGARIDIGALEWVSAALPVKLVSFTGKLQEGMAYLQWHTADEVNFQYFTVEKSTDGISYQAVATVAAKGSNSYYTYNLPQSQQRAYYRLRMTDMDGRHEHSRIVILSQSVEVEVILIYPNPAKGHITISVNNPGTVSMYSLAGQLVKTQAIQAGITDIDISGFSAGTYLVLVNGKTIRLLKQ from the coding sequence ATGACTCCCTACACCCTAATGCGCCAGGCATCTGCAGGCAGGCGCACTACAACCCAGGCGCGAATACTATTCCTGATTCTTTTATGCTGCGGTATTAACCTTGCAGGACAGGCACAAACAAAAAGATATGTAAAACCCACCGGTTCCGGTGCAAACAATGGCACCAGTTGGGCCAACGCCTATACCAATTTGCAGACCGCGATCAATGCCTGCACTTCCGGCGATAGTCTGTTCGTCATGAAGGGTACCTACCAACCCGCTTCCAATACTTCTTATGTGATGAAGAATGGAGTGAAAATATATGGCGGTTTTGCCGGTACAGAAACCAGCCTGGCACAGCGTATTCTTTCAACGATCAATAAAAGCATATTAAAAGGCAACAACAGGAGTATTATTAACAACACGGGTAAGAACCTGGATAATTCTACCGAGCTGGATGGCTTTACCCTTACAGCAGGAGGCGGCGCTTCGTATAATGGAGGAGCTATTAACATGGACAACTCCTCCGGGGTGATCCGGAATTGTATTTTCAACAGCAATACCGGTCTTAATGGGGGTGCTGTCTATAGTACGGCGGGGGCTATGTATAGTCTCGTCAATTGCGTTTTCAGCAGTAATTCCGCCGCTGAGGGCGGGGCCTTATACAATGACAACTATGCGGAACCCCGTATTTACAACTGTACATTTCTTAAGAATACCAGTACTGTCAATGGCGGGGCCTTGTACTGCGAAGAGTCCCTTGGCACGATCATCAACTGTATATTCTGGCAAAATGAAAGCCAGGGGGTATCGCAGGATATATTCAACTACAACAATGATGACTGGAACTTCGTCGAAAACTGTTATTCCTCCACCAATATTGGTGGAACCAATTGCATCGTGAGCAGCAATAATCCATTTGCGGACAGTGACAATCCGGCTGGTTCAGATGGCATAGCGGGAACTTCCGACGACGGCCTCAGACTGGCCATAGGAAGTACAGCCGTTAATGCCGGTTCAACAACAAACATTTCGTCCTGGTTATTGCCGGAAAAAGACTTGTTGGATTTTACACGTATAACAGCCGGAACGATTGATATTGGTGCGTATGAATTTCCCCTACCCGAACCGGATGCCGGTGGTATCGTGTATATCGACAGCAGCCAGGTAAACACCACCATCGCAAATGGCAAAAGCTGGAGCACCGCAACCGCCGATCTCTCCCTCGCCTTGTATGCAGCCCGCATCAACCCGGCGGTACAACAACTATGGGTAGCAAAAGGAACCTACCAGCCGCTGAGCGGCCAATCTTTCAGCATGGTGGAGGGAAAGAAAATAGTCGGTGGCTTCGCCGGAACGGAAACGGCCCTGGCCCAGCGTAACCTGGCCGCGCAAAAGAACAGTATATTAAAAGGCAACAATAGCCGCGTTATTGACAACGGCAGCAATTCCCTCACAACGGCCTCCTTGCTCGACGGCTTTATCATAACCGGTGGAGGAATGAGCAATAACGCCTCGTCGCCTACCATCAGCAACTGTATATTCACCGGCAACGATATGTACTTTGGGGGCGGTATGTACAATGGCGGGAGCAGTCCTGTTATCCGTAACTGTATTTTTGCCAACAACACAGGCGGCTATGGAGCTGCCATACAAAATGACGGTTCCAGCCCCGTCATTACCAATTGCACCTTTGCAGGCAATAACGCCACCGCTATGGGAGGGGCCCTGCACCTTTCAGGCTCCGCAGCAAAAGTCACCAACTGCGTGTTCTGGAACAATACGGCGCCGGCAGGTGCCGACATCAATATCATGAGCACCGATGGCAATTCCATCACTTATTGTTATACACAAAACGCTTTTGCCGGCGCTGGTAATATACAAGGCGCAGGCAATCCATTTTCCAATGCTGTCAGTCCTGCCGGTGCAGACGGCATTTGGCAAACGGCAGATGATGGGTTGAGTTTACTGGTGGTCAGTACAGCTATCAATGGAGGCACGCCCAGCATAGCAGGTCTTGGTTTGCCAGCGAATGATATCAGGGAGAAAGCGCGGGTAAGCGGTATTGCCATCGATATGGGCGCTTATGAGTATACCATTCCCGATCCCGATGCGGCTGGTATCATCTATATTGACAGCAGTAAGGTCAACAGCACAGTGGCAGACGGTAAAAGCTGGAGCACCGCAACGGCCGATCTGCCGGCGGCCCTGTTGGCTGCGCGTCAGAATAGTGCCATCAAGCAACTTTGGATAGCCAAAGGAACCTATCAACCCCTTGCCGGAACTTCCTTCAGCATGGTGGAAGGATTGAAAATATACGGCGGTTTTGCAGCTACAGAAACTGCTTTATCGCAACGCAATCTGGCAGCACTGCAACAGAGCATTCTGAAAGGGAACACCAACCGCGTCATTGACAATACCAGCAACCTCACAATGGCCTCCTTGCTCGACGGCTTTATCATAACCGGCGGAGGAATGAGCAATCACCCCTCGTCGCCTACTGTGAGCAACTGTATATTCACCGGCAACGATATGTACTTTGGGGGCGGTATGTACAATGGCGGAAGTAATCCTGTTATCCGTAACTGTATTTTTGCCAACAACACAGGTGGTTATGGAGCTGCCATACAAAATGACGGTTCCAGTCCCGTCATTACCAATTGCACCTTTTCCGGTAATGCTGCCACCGCCATGGGAGGAGCCCTGCATCTCTCAGGCTCCGCAGCAAAAGTTACCAATTGTGTGTTCTGGAATAATACGGCGCCGGCAGGCGCCGACATCAATATCATGAACACTGATGGCAATACCATCACGCATTGTTATACACAAACTTCTTTCGCCGGCAATATAACAGGCGCCACTAATCCCTTTGTAAACAGTGCCAGTCCGGCCGGAGCAGATGGTACCTGGAGAACCACCGATGATGGCCTGCGCCTGTTAGCAGGAAGCACCGCCATCAATGCAGGAACAACAGATACTGCAGGACTGGGATTGCCCCTTGTTGATATCCTCGGCATTCCCCGTATCTACGGCGCCGCTATAGATGCCGGCGTCTATGAAACATTTGATTATACAGCCGATGTGCAGGGTGTGTTATATGTAAACGCCGGCCGGAGCAGTGTTGCCACCGATGATGGCAGAAGCTGGAATGCGTCTTTGACTGATCTTTCTATTGCCCTGCAAGCCGCGCGCCAGAATAATACCATCAAACAAATATGGGTGGCAACAGGTACCTATCAGCCTGCGATCGGTACTCCATTCAGGATGGTGGAAGGCGTGAAAATGTATGGAGGCCTTGCCGGAACAGAAACCAGCCTTGCCCAACGCAACCTGGCAGCCGGGCACAACAGTATTTTGAAAGGCAACCACTACAAGGTGATCGAGAACTGGGGTAATAATTTAACAGCCGCTGCTGTATTGGATGGCTTTATCATTACAGGAGGAGATTATCATTCAGAGGGAGGAGGTATGTATAATTATAATTCTTCTCCTACGGTCAATAACTGCATTTTCATAGGCAATAAGGGTAGTAGGGGAGGTGCTGTTAATAACGGTAACTCGTCCACCGTGCTGCGCAACTGTTCCTTCATCGGCAATATAGCCTACGAGGGCGGTGCCGTATGCAATGAATACAACAGTGCGGTGGCGCTGATCAATTGTACCATTGCAGGCAACCAGGCCAATAATGCTGGTGGGGCATTAGCACATTTCTCTTCCAACACGAAGATCATTAACACCATATGCTGGAATAATACCGCCCCCACCAGCAATGACAGCTATGTTTACGGATCATCTGTCCCTTTGTTTTCTTATAACTATACGCAAGACCTCATAACCGGTACTGGTAACATACAAAGCACTACCGATCCCTTTGTAAATAGTGCCGATCCTGCCGGCGCAGATGGCTTATGGGGTACCAGCGACGATGGGATGCGCATGAAAGCAACCAGCGCCATCATAGATGCAGGTATACCCGATACTACCGGCCTTGGCCTGCCGCGTACCGACAGCTATGGCAATATGCGTATTTTCGGAGCACGCATTGATATAGGCGCATTGGAATGGGTATCGGCCGCCCTGCCCGTAAAACTGGTATCGTTTACGGGTAAACTGCAGGAGGGGATGGCCTACCTGCAATGGCATACAGCCGACGAAGTGAACTTCCAATACTTTACGGTAGAAAAAAGTACGGATGGCATCAGCTACCAGGCAGTAGCCACAGTGGCAGCCAAAGGAAGCAATAGTTATTACACCTATAACTTGCCGCAGTCTCAACAACGGGCGTACTATCGTTTGAGAATGACGGATATGGATGGCAGGCATGAACATAGCCGTATTGTCATCTTGTCCCAGTCGGTAGAAGTAGAAGTCATATTGATCTATCCCAATCCTGCAAAGGGCCATATTACGATCAGTGTCAACAACCCGGGTACGGTAAGTATGTACAGCCTGGCCGGACAATTGGTAAAAACGCAAGCTATACAGGCAGGCATTACCGATATAGACATCAGCGGCTTTTCAGCCGGTACTTACCTGGTGCTGGTCAATGGCAAGACCATCCGGCTATTGAAACAATAA